The window CCGCGCCCGCACGCGCATCGCGCTCCTGCAGGAGGAGATCCGCGAGTACTACCGCGACGTCGTCGTGACCAGCGACCTGATCGAGCTGCGCAACATCGCGACCGTGGCGGAGCTGATCATCGTCTCGGCCAGCAGCCGCCGCGAGAGCCGCGGACTCCACTACACGATCGATCACCCGCGCCCGGACCCGGCCTGGGCGCACGACACGGTGGTGCGGCGGCAGGACGGCGCGGGCGTCGAGGTGCTGGCCCCGTCCCGGCGCGCCTTCGCCTGAGCGGCGGACGGCGGCGGCGGACGGTAGCGACGCCGCGGTCCCGTCTCCGCCGGCCGCGCCGCCGCCGGTCAGGCGAGCAGGACGGCGAGGATCCCGCTCATGAAGATACCGTCGAAGGTCCCCGCGCCGCCGATCGACGCGATCGGCGCGCCCAGCCCCCGGATGCGGCCGAGGTTCAACAGGTCGGCACCGATCAACGTCCCCAGGCTGCCGGCCACGTAGGCCAGCGCGGGGGCGGAGCCCCGCGACATCGCGAGGGCGGCTGTGGCCGCCACCAGCGGCGGGACGAAGGTCGGCACCGCGATGCCCACGCCCCGGACCGGCTGGGCGATGGCGTGGACGACGGCCGCCACCACGCCGATGCCCGCCAGGCTCGGGACCCAGAGCCCATTCTTCACGACGAGGTAGAGCGAGAGCAGCGTCGGGATCACGGCCCCGCCCACGTTGACGGCGATCACCGTGCGCGGCCAGTTCTCGACCACCGGGATCACGTAGCGCATACCGAAGAAGACGATCTCGTCGCCCGAGAGCACGCGCTCGGCGGGCAGCTCGGCCACGGGGATGTTCACGCCGCTCCCGGCGAGCGAGAGCATGAGCAGGGTGAACACCCAGCGCCGGTCCACCCCCACCTTCTCGTAGGCGTAGCCGAGGATACCGACCTCGATGAAGGCGACGAGGAAGACGACGAGCAGGAAGAGCGCCAGGACGAACGGCAGCGCGAGCGGGAAGAAGTGGAAGCGCGACCAGGACAAGGCTTGCTCCCCCGGCGCCCGGGGCACCCTACCGGTCGCAGGCCTCGAAGAGGTGGAGCTGCCGCACCGGCACCTCCTCGCCCGGCGGGATCGGGTAGTTGCCGGTGAAGCAGGCGTCGCAGAAGTTCGCCCGCTGGCCGGCGAAGGCGTACATGCCGGCAACGCTCAGGTACGCCAGCGAGTCGGCGCCGAGGTACGCGCGGATCTCCGCCACCGAGTGCGACGAGGCGATCAGCTCCGCGCGCGTCGGCGTGTCGATGCCGTAGAAGCAGGGGTGCGTCGTCGGCGGCGAGCTGATGCGCACGTGGACCTCGCGGGCCCCCGCCTGCCGGATCATGGCGACGAGCTTCTGGCTGGTCGTCCCGCGCACGATCGAGTCGTCGACCACCACCACGCGCCGGCCCGCCAGCACCTCGCGCAGCGCGTTGAGCTTGACCTTGACGCCGAAGTGCCGGATCGAGCTGGAGGGCTCGATGAACGTCCGCCCGACGTAGTGGTTGCGGATGAGGCCCATCTCGTAGGGCAGCCGCGCCTCCTCGGCGTAGCCGATCGCGGCCGGCACGCCCGAGTCGGGGACGGCGATCACGATGTCGGCCGGGACCGGGCTCTCGCGCGCGAGCTCGCGGCCGAGCGTCTTGCGCACCTCGTACACGTTGCGCCCGAAGACCCGGCTGTCGGGGCGTGCGAAGTAGATGTACTCGAAGACGCAGGCGTGCGTCTCCTGCCGAGGGAACGGGTGCACGGAGTCGAGGCCGCGCTCGCTCACGGTGACGATCTCGCCCGGCTCGATTTCGCGCTCGTAGCGCGCGTCGACCAGATCGAGGGCGCAGGTCTCGGAGGCGACGACCAGCGCATCGCCGACCCGCCCGAGGACGAGGGGGCGGAAGCCGCGCGGGTCGCGCGCCGCGATGATCCGGTTCTTGGTCAGGAACACGAGCGAGTAGGCGCCCTTCACCTGGCTGAGCGCGTCGATGATGCGCCCGGTGAGCGTGGCTTCCGACGAGGCGGCGATCAGGTGGATGATGACCTCGCTGTCGACCGTCGACTGGAAGATAGAACCGCGCGCCTCGAGCCGGCTGCGCAGCTCGTCGGCGTTCACGAGGTTGCCGTTGTGCGCGATGGCGAGCGCGCCCTGCGCCCACTCGACCACGAACGGCTGGCAGTTCTTGAGCACGGTCGAGCCGCTGGTCGAGTAGCGGTTGTGGCCGATGGCGAGCCGGCCCCCGAGGCGCCCCAGGATCTCCTGGTCGAAGATCTCCGCCACGTGGCCCATGCCGCGGTGGCTGATGAGGGCCTCCCCGTTCGAGGCCACGATACCCGCCGACTCCTGGCCCCGGTGCTGCAGGGCGTAGAGGCCCAGGTACGCGAGGGTGGCCGCCTCCGGATGGCCGTAGACGCCGACGACACCGCACTCCTCGTGGAACTTGTCGAACATCGCTCCGGTCCACGCACTCTAGCGGACGCCGCCCGCCAAGTATACCGCTAGCCGCCCAGCCGCCGCTCGAGCGCGCGCCGCCAGCGCTCGCGCGTCGCCTCGAGCGGCAGGTCGATCACGTCCCCGATCACCAGGCTCCGCCCGCGCACCTCGCCCAGGATGGTGAGCGGCACGTCCTCGCGCCGGGCGAGGTCGCGGAGCCGGCCCAGGTGGCGCCGTGGGAGCGAGAGCAGCATGCGCGACTGGCTCTCCCCGAAGAGGAGCGCGTCGGTCCGCATGCCCTGCTCCAGGTCGACGCGCACCCCGAGCCCGGGCCCACCGAACGAGCACTCGGCGAGGGCGACCGCGAGCCCGCCCTCGGCCACGTCGTGCAGAGAGCGCGGCAGC of the Deltaproteobacteria bacterium genome contains:
- a CDS encoding amidophosphoribosyltransferase, whose protein sequence is MFDKFHEECGVVGVYGHPEAATLAYLGLYALQHRGQESAGIVASNGEALISHRGMGHVAEIFDQEILGRLGGRLAIGHNRYSTSGSTVLKNCQPFVVEWAQGALAIAHNGNLVNADELRSRLEARGSIFQSTVDSEVIIHLIAASSEATLTGRIIDALSQVKGAYSLVFLTKNRIIAARDPRGFRPLVLGRVGDALVVASETCALDLVDARYEREIEPGEIVTVSERGLDSVHPFPRQETHACVFEYIYFARPDSRVFGRNVYEVRKTLGRELARESPVPADIVIAVPDSGVPAAIGYAEEARLPYEMGLIRNHYVGRTFIEPSSSIRHFGVKVKLNALREVLAGRRVVVVDDSIVRGTTSQKLVAMIRQAGAREVHVRISSPPTTHPCFYGIDTPTRAELIASSHSVAEIRAYLGADSLAYLSVAGMYAFAGQRANFCDACFTGNYPIPPGEEVPVRQLHLFEACDR
- a CDS encoding DUF1614 domain-containing protein gives rise to the protein MSWSRFHFFPLALPFVLALFLLVVFLVAFIEVGILGYAYEKVGVDRRWVFTLLMLSLAGSGVNIPVAELPAERVLSGDEIVFFGMRYVIPVVENWPRTVIAVNVGGAVIPTLLSLYLVVKNGLWVPSLAGIGVVAAVVHAIAQPVRGVGIAVPTFVPPLVAATAALAMSRGSAPALAYVAGSLGTLIGADLLNLGRIRGLGAPIASIGGAGTFDGIFMSGILAVLLA